One Tetrapisispora phaffii CBS 4417 chromosome 2, complete genome genomic region harbors:
- the ORC5 gene encoding origin recognition complex subunit 5 (similar to Saccharomyces cerevisiae ORC5 (YNL261W); ancestral locus Anc_1.95), whose protein sequence is MSETEEWSSGVFHRDYQISALSSFIQNDPDLTPPNLIIQGASSTGKTFVLEKFFNRFEYINGWLRPIELVSWKPLLQAVARTIQQKLRILLPKADIEEFDYLEVEGPHQLQKFLEKIFMEYSKHTDKVNNIFLIIDGLDSLQDLDASIFLKMLALHELLPPQSKFYLKIIYTVKESSFLERYATNLIPTIIFSRYTLKQVSDILEKIKIKELVNSDCYLNVLKGNAITNISESQSNNLALNFIRLIIQAFQPYTGNDISVLSEMMDSKWEEYVSYITKENIFSPINLYRSSIKIFLHTNESLTDELEEEKKDEFTSTIATSYELSTISKYLLISAYFGSYLHFRYDGSNFSRKSHLRTGRNAYGRRKKMDVNPRYLNPSLFTLERLLAIFQSIYPTENNSIENGTLETLRWRRPTSANIEVFQNLAELHTLKLISTTSNKNIDFLAHKLKWKVNVTWETIKDISDSVGFEIGEYFSNIHD, encoded by the coding sequence ATGTCTGAAACTGAAGAATGGTCATCAGGTGTTTTTCACCGTGATTACCAAATAAGTGCATTGTCTTCTTTTATCCAGAATGATCCAGATTTGACACCaccaaatttaataatacaaGGTGCTAGTAGCACTGGGAAGACTTTTGTTTTGGAGAAGTTCTTTAATcgttttgaatatattaacgGTTGGTTAAGACCCATTGAATTGGTTTCATGGAAGCCACTTTTACAGGCGGTTGCCAGAACAATACAACAGAAATTGCGAATTTTGCTTCCTAAAGCTGATATTGAGGAGTTCGACTACCTAGAGGTTGAGGGTCCGCatcaattacaaaaatttttagaaaaaatatttatggAATATTCTAAACATACTGATAAAGTGAATAACATATTTCTGATTATCGATGGTTTGGATAGTCTTCAAGACTTAGACGCATCTATTTTCTTGAAGATGCTTGCTCTACATGAACTACTTCCTCCacaatcaaaattttatctgaaaataatatacacTGTAAAAGAATCAAGTTTTTTGGAGAGATACGCTACTAATTTAATTCctacaataatattttcaaggTATACTTTAAAGCAAGTTTCTGATATTCTAGAAAAGATTAAGATAAAAGAGTTGGTTAACTCAGATTgttatttaaatgttttaaagGGGAACGCAATTACAAATATCTCCGAATCACAATCCAATAATTTGGcgttaaattttattagacTAATTATTCAAGCATTTCAACCTTATACAGGTAATGACATAAGCGTTCTGAGCGAAATGATGGATTCCAAGTGGGAAGAGTATGTGTCATACATTactaaagaaaatattttttcgCCTATTAATCTATACAGAAGCagcattaaaatatttctacaCACAAACGAATCCTTGACAGATGAGTTAgaggaagaaaaaaaagatgaatTCACAAGTACTATCGCTACTAGTTATGAATTATCAAccatttcaaaatatctaTTAATTTCAGCATATTTTGGGTCTTATTTACATTTTAGATATGATGGAAGTAATTTCTCTAGGAAGTCACATTTGAGAACCGGTAGAAATGCATATGGTAGAAGGAAAAAAATGGATGTAAACCCACGTTATTTGAATCCAAGTTTATTTACTTTAGAACGTTTGCTTgcaatatttcaatctattTACCCAACTGAAAACAATTCAATAGAAAATGGTACATTAGAGACTCTACGCTGGCGAAGACCAACTAGTGCAAACATAGAAGTGTTTCAGAATTTAGCAGAATTGCACACTTTGAAACTGATTTCAACtacttcaaataaaaatattgactTTCTGGCACACAAATTGAAATGGAAAGTAAATGTTACTTGGGAAACTATCAAAGATATTTCTGACTCAGTGGGTTTTGAGATTGGTGAATATTTTAGTAATATCCATGATTGA
- the LIN1 gene encoding U5 snRNP complex subunit LIN1 (similar to Saccharomyces cerevisiae LIN1 (YHR156C); ancestral locus Anc_1.96): protein MQGYTFDKTDPLRIKRKHNEKSATNEDGDNINGEDLYDIRSKKPRYSSNRNTLEIEGYSSDSSVFSVSDDDQLKKENQNDDAPDHNISESLSSKAHGTSNGIAIMDMEAFERENIVEVPEEDRTKFTNLAGNEEGDNDNDNDVPIEAFNVDYEKENGVFDADGNYLEFSDRKKDELEEQDKWIDDFKNPEKTAKIKQEQMQRSKMKVAEMNKDKKRYLLGDALQKLQYFLTKDDTLLETLSNLNSFKMKHKTEEIEKYIVNVIQFITEMVQQLENKGVDDVYQLTRLKIESLIIDESVTQHDIINNYKNKIWGFKWLKKLMKSMTYTPLMKMQYWKNTYFKNEYVIVKFHDERDVEENWFLIDCVNFM from the coding sequence ATGCAAGGATACACATTTGATAAAACTGACCCACTCCGAATTAAGAGAAAGcataatgaaaaatcagCTACCAATGAAGATGGTGACAATATCAATGGGGAGGATTTATATGACATAAGGAGTAAAAAACCAAGATATTCATCTAATAGAAATACACTTGAAATAGAAGGTTATAGCAGTGATTCTTCTGTTTTTTCTGTCAGTGATGATGaccaattgaaaaaagagaaTCAAAATGACGATGCTCCAGACCATAATATCTCTGAAAGCTTGAGCTCTAAAGCACATGGAACTTCTAATGGTATAGCAATCATGGATATGGAAGCATTTGAGAGGGAAAATATTGTAGAAGTTCCTGAAGAAGATAGAACAAAATTTACAAATCTAGCTGGGAACGAAGAGGGTGATAACGACAATGACAACGATGTTCCAATCGAAGCGTTCAATGTCGATTATGAAAAGGAAAATGGTGTATTTGATGCAGATGGAAACTATCTTGAATTTTCAGATAGAAAAAAGGATGAGTTAGAGGAGCAAGATAAATGGATTGATGACTTCAAGAACCCAGAGAAGACTGCGAAAATAAAACAGGAGCAGATGCAAAGGTCAAAAATGAAGGTTGCGGAGATGAATAAAGATAAGAAAAGATATCTACTAGGAGATGCTTTACagaaattacaatattttttaactaaAGATGATACATTGCTAGAGACTTTAAGTAATctaaattcatttaaaatgaaGCATAAaacagaagaaattgaaaaatatattgttaatgttattcaatttattactGAAATGGTACAGCAACTTGAAAATAAAGGTGTGGATGATGTTTACCAACTAACACGgttaaaaattgaaagcCTCATAATAGATGAGAGTGTTACACAAcatgatattattaataattataaaaataaaatatggGGATTCAAATggttaaaaaaattgatgaaatcCATGACTTACACACCTCTTATGAAAATGCAATATTGGAAGAACACTtactttaaaaatgaatatgtGATTGTAAAATTCCATGATGAAAGAGATGTAGAAGAAAATTGGTTTTTGATAGATTGTGTAAATTTTATGTAA
- the LTO1 gene encoding ribosome biosynthesis protein LTO1 (similar to Saccharomyces cerevisiae YNL260C; ancestral locus Anc_1.97), with protein sequence MDEFDEVLKLEERFYKEGFEEGRRENLQHNYIEGKQFGLQVGFQRFILIGQMLGICNVLTARYSTNAALMKSVESVRKLIESIKFDNDAENVENYEVTVVKLKNKFRIILLALQRQLKGKKRTEVMNYDKVEEITRIIAGEVIGFNEDEDTTKQFLAQDKKTEW encoded by the coding sequence ATGGATGAATTTGATGAGGTACTGAAACTGGAAGAACGGTTCTATAAAGAAGGTTTCGAAGAAGGAAGGAGAGAGAACTTACAacataattatatagaaGGTAAGCAGTTTGGGCTACAAGTTGGATTTCAAAGGTTTATATTAATAGGTCAAATGTTAGGTATATGCAATGTGTTGACTGCAAGATATTCAACTAATGCTGCATTAATGAAGAGTGTCGAATCTGTTCGTAAACTTATTGAGTCAATTAAGTTTGACAATGATGCTGAAAATGTTGAGAATTATGAAGTGACTGTGgtgaaattaaagaataaatttCGTATAATACTGCTGGCACTACAGAGACAACTCAAAGGGAAAAAACGAACCGAGGTAATGAATTATGATAAAGTGGAAGAGATTACAAGAATCATAGCAGGTGAAGTAATTGGAtttaatgaagatgaagataccactaaacaatttttagcacaagataaaaaaacagAATGGTAA